The following coding sequences lie in one Rutidosis leptorrhynchoides isolate AG116_Rl617_1_P2 chromosome 6, CSIRO_AGI_Rlap_v1, whole genome shotgun sequence genomic window:
- the LOC139854007 gene encoding F-box/kelch-repeat protein At3g06240-like: MTSSKNSSVAATNKEAMVMNYLPDDVLRKNIFIRLPSKQVAQMRSLSKTWNSVLSDSSFIKSHLHHSIHNNKYKFDHNQKDIIAFYFAFRDNSISTYFTLSASQFPNKEPCNYIKLPPSGCNYVIGSVNGLISFSNHDDVVHLWNPSLSAALIPLSDANNIPSVRKSSSHRSDFRFGYDPKTDDYKVVNVRCYYRTTPQQMIDEWLPVKVYSVRKGCWESVTGKFPSHITSFNGRNVLGDGYDGRVHWLCDVNDPNNKNIKQTIVAFDLSLETFTEISLPPEFVKSNNRQRTNVLGVLFEKLCVISCVDGGDYEVWVMEEYGVATSWVMKHVISCLTYLYIDIVGFSLRGDLIFRSCDEHCLGLYNPNAEKLKILSPHMIDKRIGYSAFVDYVDSVVWPVTPPADGKFVSKQFESLKIENE; encoded by the coding sequence ATGACATCATCCAAGAATTCGAGTGTAGCAGCGACTAACAAGGAGGCTATGGTGATGAATTACCTTCCTGATGATGTTTTGCGTAAAAATATCTTCATTAGGTTACCTTCAAAACAAGTAGCTCAAATGAGATCCCTTTCTAAAACCTGGAATTCTGTTTTATCTGACTCTTCTTTTATTAAATCTCATCTTCATCATTCAATCCACAACAACAAATACAAATTCGACCACAATCAGAAAGATATTATCGCCTTCTACTTTGCATTCCGTGATAACAGTATATCTACATATTTCACACTAAGCGCCTCTCAATTTCCCAATAAGGAGCCCTGCAATTATATAAAACTCCCACCATCTGGATGCAATTATGTTATTGGTTCTGTCAACGGCTTAATATCTTTTTCTAATCATGATGATGTTGTTCACCTATGGAACCCTTCTCTCTCAGCCGCCTTAATACCTCTCTCTGATGCTAATAACATTCCTAGTGTTCGTAAAAGTAGCTCGCATCGTTCTGATTTCAGATTCGGGTATGATCCCAAAACTGACGATTACAAGGTTGTCAATGTTAGATGCTATTATAGGACGACACCGCAACAAATGATTGATGAATGGCTTCCTGTAAAAGTATATAGTGTTAGAAAGGGTTGTTGGGAATCAGTAACTGGAAAGTTTCCATCTCACATTACTAGTTTCAATGGAAGAAATGTTCTCGGCGATGGGTACGATGGCCGTGTCCATTGGCTTTGCGATGTAAATGATCCCAACAACAAGAATATCAAACAAACAATAGTCGCATTTGACTTGAGTCTTGAAACATTCACTGAGATTTCACTTCCACCAGAATTTGTCAAGTCTAATAATCGTCAGCGGACTAATGTTTTGGGGGTTTTGTTTGAAAAGCTTTGTGTGATTTCATGTGTTGATGGTGGTGATTATGAGGTGTGGGTAATGGAAGAGTATGGGGTGGCTACTTCAtgggtaatgaaacatgtaatttcATGCTTGACTTATCTTTATATCGATATAGTTGGATTCTCATTACGTGGCGACCTCATATTTAGATCTTGTGATGAACATTGTCTTGGTTTGTACAATCCAAACGCTGAGAAACTTAAGATCCTCAGCCCGCATATGATTGATAAAAGAATTGGTTATAGTGCTTTTGTTGACTACGTTGACAGTGTCGTTTGGCCGGTAACACCACCTGCTGATGGTAAGTTTGTCAGCAAGCAGTTTGAAAGTTTGAAGATTGAAAACGAGTAA
- the LOC139854005 gene encoding uncharacterized mitochondrial protein AtMg00810-like: MIDIAREIIDEMRNITDFIPILSQSKYVHDILTRAQLLDSKPSATPLATAENLISQGPLFENPTLYRSLVGALQYLTITRPDISYAVNQVSQFLHAPTVDHYQAVKRIIRYVKGTVTFGLTFSHSPAPNLLGYSDADWARCIETRRSTYGYSIFLGGNLVSWSAKKQPTVARLSCESEYRALANTAAEIVWITHLLHELHVLPPDQPTILCDNKSALFLSQNPVSHKWSKHIDIDYHFVRELVSSGQLITKFVPTTLQLADIFTKSLPRPLFEVYQVKLRLGPPPIRLRGVLTININLIVSL; this comes from the exons AATGCGCAATATCACCGACTTCATACCGA TCTTAAGTCAATCGAAATATGTGCATGACATTTTAACACGGGCACAACTTCTTGACTCAAAACCCTCGGCTACTCCTCTAGCCACTGCAGAAAATTTAATCTCGCAAGGTCCACTATTCGAGAATCCCACTTTATATCGTTCCCTTGTTGGTGCATTACAGTATCTCACTATCACCCGACCAGACATTTCCTATGCCGTAAACCAGGTTAGCCAATTTCTCCATGCCCCAACTGTTGATCATTATCAAGCAGTCAAGCGTATCATTCGGTATGTGAAGGGCACTGTGACCTTTGGCCTTACTTTCAGTCACTCACCTGCTCCCAATTTACTTGGCTATTCCGATGCGGATTGGGCTCGGTGTATTGAAACTCGTCGGTCTACTTATGGGTACTCCATATTTCTTGGCGGGAATCTCGTCTCTTGGAGTGCAAAGAAACAACCTACCGTTGCGAGGTTAAGCTGTGAGTCTGAGTATCGTGCTTTAGCAAACACTGCAGCTGAGATTGTTTGGATTACTCACCTACTTCACGAGCTGCATGTTTTGCCTCCGGATCAACCTACTATCTTGTGTGATAACAAAAGTGCACTGTTCTTAAGTCAAAACCCGGTCTCGCATAAATGGTCGAAACATATTGACATTGATTATCATTTTGTTCGTGAACTCGTCTCTTCCGGTCAACTCATCACCAAGTTTGTTCCTACCACTCTTCAGCTCGCGGACATTTTCACAAAGAGTCTTCCCAGACCACTGTTTGAAGTTTATCAGGTCAAGCTGCGTTTAGGACCTCCTCCAATTCGCTTGAGGGGGGTATTGACGATAAACATAAATCTAATAGTTAGTTTATGA
- the LOC139853204 gene encoding F-box/kelch-repeat protein At3g06240-like yields the protein MTSSKNSSLAAIDKAMVMNYLPDDVLRNSIFIRLPAEQVAQMRSLSKTWNLVLSDSSFIKSHLHHSIHNNKYDHNQTDIIAFYFGFRDGDVGTYFTLNASQSPIYQEHCNYIKLRLPGFNYAIGSVNGLICFWNDNNSVHLWNPSLSALTTLSDSNNMPSYCKSRNYRSDFRFGYDPKTDDYKVVNVIYYYKTTPQQVIEEWLPVKVYSVRKGCWESVTGKFPSHITSINGKDVLGDGYNGCVHWLCNVNDPNNKNIKETIVAFDLSLETFTEILLPPDFVKCTRQRTNVLGVLFQKLCVMSCIDGGDYEVWVMEEYGVATSWVKRVFPRLFNLPIDAVGFSLRGDLLICCRDHQLGLYDPNTDKIKLLNSRMFDKMIGYSAFVDYVDSVVWPVAPAGKCVSKQIERLKIENE from the coding sequence ATGACTTCATCCAAGAATTCGAGTTTAGCTGCGATTGACAAGGCTATGGTGATGAATTACCTTCCTGATGATGTTCTGCGCAACAGcatattcattaggttacctgcagAACAAGTAGCTCAAATGAGATCCCTTTCCAAAACCTGGAATCTTGTTTTATCTGACTCCTCTTTTATTAAATCTCATCTTCATCATTCAATCCACAACAACAAATACGACCACAATCAGACTGATATTATCGCCTTCTACTTTGGATTCCGTGATGGCGATGTAGGTACGTATTTCACACTAAACGCCTCTCAATCCCCCATCTATCAGGAACACTGCAATTATATAAAACTCCGACTGCCTGGATTCAATTATGCTATTGGTTCTGTTAACGGCTTAATATGCTTTTGGAATGACAATAATTCCGTTCACTTATGGAACCCTTCTCTCTCTGCGTTAACGACTCTGTCTGATAGTAATAATATGCCAAGTTATTGCAAAAGTCGCAATTATCGTTCTGATTTCAGATTTGGGTATGATCCCAAAACTGACGATTACAAGGTTGTGAACGTTATATACTATTATAAGACGACACCACAACAAGTGATTGAGGAATGGCTTCCCGTAAAAGTATATAGTGTTAGGAAGGGTTGTTGGGAATCGGTTACTGGTAAGTTTCCATCCCACATTACAAGTATCAATGGAAAGGATGTTCTTGGAGATGGTTATAATGGTTGTGTTCATTGGCTTTGCAATGTAAATGATCCCAACAACAAGAATATCAAAGAAACAATAGTCGCATTTGACTTGAGTCTTGAAACTTTCACTGAGATTTTACTTCCACCAGATTTTGTGAAGTGTACACGTCAGCGGACTAATGTTTTGGGGGTTTTGTTTCAAAAGCTTTGTGTGATGTCATGCATTGATGGGGGTGATTATGAGGTGTGGGTAATGGAAGAGTATGGGGTGGCTACTTCATGGGTCAAACGTGTATTTCCACGCTTGTTTAATCTTCCTATCGATGCAGTTGGATTCTCGTTACGTGGCGACCTCCTAATTTGTTGTCGTGATCATCAGTTAGGTTTGTATGATCCAAACACTGACAAAATTAAGTTACTCAATTCGCGTATGTTTGATAAGATGATAGGTTATAGCGCTTTTGTTGACTACGTTGACAGTGTCGTTTGGCCGGTAGCACCTGCAGGTAAGTGTGTCAGCAAGCAGATTGAAAGATTGAAAATCGAAAACGAGTAA